In Onthophagus taurus isolate NC chromosome 6, IU_Otau_3.0, whole genome shotgun sequence, a genomic segment contains:
- the LOC139430119 gene encoding uncharacterized protein, whose amino-acid sequence MLTCDVCYKEFTRPDNLVRHQRTACIGKRRKVEEDQQGDVIVCEICDEHVTRQCYSSHLRSNKHKQKAFVIIDDGVEKIDSIFGDKICSFRVSDHERKYVDMKEFSNRIREKVISLIQSVRNVNGSLKVNTEIFGLYFINTKEEVEIKSFNTKNKIITVAVDLYQTYEDFMDEIMVKMSEFQERDSGWTLLEILYLEVNCNKFNPTRASSYIDLPTSIKGKRAVINVQNNDNKCFAWALMSALYQPTGLPQRISSYPDYRETELKFDCVTFPVPIRDIPKFEEENNISINVYGINSWYNGEKMVDDIVTVCICKQKRERHVNLLVVSDNFGNNHYCWIKNLSRLINTQSSTHEHQRYICEGCLQYFSTEDKLVRHQMDDCKKVKATVPSEQIKVNKFGHLEKENVLQFEGFEKKMKVPFVVYADFEAILKPLTPEEGKVYDDNKPYTARCFEHEPYAFAYYIKCAYDDNLSKFRIYRGRNAALEFIIRLEKDVIEIYKQHLRQTKDMIPLSCLDQFVHELSSVCHICDKPINKEEKVCDHDHLTGLYRGPAHSVCNINYKLPMFIPVFFHNLSNYDAHMFVKSIALNKEEVEVIAQNKEKYISFSKKIVVGETTDNKGKKRKVFMKIRFVDSFRFMASSLEKLVSYLDDKDCVEVKKKFKDSEEFRLMRQKGVFPYSFVDSFEKLEYSKLPDHTQFYDILSSSNISKEQYSRAQTVWNKFKCTTLGEYSDLYLTSDVLMLTDVFENFRTISLENYNLDPCHYYTAPGFGWDALLKMTGVKLELLSDIDMLHFFKKGIRGGLCMCVKRSAIANNKFLDDFNPEKPSSYILYLDATNLYGYAMSCKLPTGGFRWLSNQEIADIDVECLDDEHLGYVFEVDLEYPERLHNQHDDLPFCPENIIAPGSKHPKLIANLQNKSKYIIHYVNLRECVKKGLKLTKIHRALQFQQSPWMKPYIDFNSEKRMNATNEFGKNHYKQMNNIVYGKTMENVENRVDIRLVSHWENRYRRPGAEALIAKPTFKSSKIFCHNLAAIEMQKVEVKYNKPLYVGFSVLELSKAVIYNFFYNFLKEKYGENVLLLYTDTDSLILEIFTENVYQDIKENIEMFDTSNYKLNNRHNIPPGPPIVGKMKDEYPNTILTSFYGTGAKAYCINTLEGVVKRAKGVKKYVIDKNLSVSEYKRIIEDGGSVRKKMYVFRSSYHTMYTELKNKVALSAHDDKRYVMEDGCHTLAWGNYLIEDLRREDLLDNLLELLNVNMYG is encoded by the exons ATGTTGACCTGCGACGTGTGTTACAAAGAGTTTACTAGACCAGATAATCTTGTGAGACATCAACGCACAGCATGTATTGGGAAACGTCGAAAGGTGGAAGAGGATCAACAAGGAGATGTTATAGTGTGTGAAATATGTGATGAACACGTAACCAGACAATGTTATTCCTCACATCTGCGCAGCAACAAACATAAACAGAAAGCCTTCGTAATAATAGATGATGgtgtagaaaaaatagattcgatatttggagataaaatatgtAGTTTTAGAGTGAGCGATCATGAACGGAAGTACGTAGACATGAAGGAATTCAGTAACCGAATTAGAGAAAAAGTTATCAGTTTGATACAGTCCGTGAGGAATGTAAATGGTAGTTTAAAAGTGAATACGGAAATTTTTGGattgtatttcataaatacgaaggaagaagtggaaatcaaatcattcaacacaaaaaataaaattataacagtaGCCGTAGACTTGTACCAAACATACGAGGACTTTATGGACGAGATTATGGTGAAAATGTCGGAATTCCAAGAACGGGACTCAG GTTGGACCTTGTTGGAAATATTATATCTTGAAGTGAACTGTAACAAGTTTAATCCTACAAGAGCATCGAGCTACATCGACTTACCGACATCCATAAAAGGGAAGAGAGCGGTAATAAATGTGcaaaataacgataataagTGCTTTGCTTGGGCACTGATGTCCGCGCTGTACCAACCCACAGGTTTACCGCAAAGAATATCATCATACCCAGATTATAGGgaaacagaattaaagtttGACTGCGTAACATTCCCAGTACCCATCAGAGACATACCAAAATTtgaggaagaaaataacatttcaattAACGTCTATGGTATAAATTCTTGGTATAATGGAGAGAAAATGGTAGATGATATTGTaactgtatgtatatgtaaacaGAAACGGGAGCGTCATGTAAACTTATTAGTAGTCAGCGACAATTTCGGGAATAACCactattgttggataaaaaacttatctcgACTGATAAATACACAATCATCGACTCATGAACATCAAAGATATATTTGTGAGGGTTGTTTGCAATACTTTTCAACTGAAGACAAGTTGGTACGACATCAGATGGATGActgtaaaaaagtgaaagCAACAGTACCAAGCgaacaaataaaagtgaatAAGTTCGGACATctagaaaaggaaaatgttttacaatttgaaggatttgaaaaaaaaatgaaagttccGTTTGTGGTGTACGCCGATTTCGAGGCGATTCTGAAACCCTTAACGCCCGAAGAAGGAAAAGTTTACGATGATAATAAACCATATACGGCCCGATGTTTTGAACACGAACCATACGCGTTTGCGTACTACATTAAGTGTGCTTACGATGATAACTTATCGAAATTCCGAATATACCGAGGGCGAAACGCTGCTCtggaatttattataagattggagaaggatgtaatagagatctataaacaacatttgaggCAAACAAAGGATATGATACCGCTAAGCTGTCTGGACCAATTTGTACATGAACTGAGTTCCGTATGTCACATTTGTGATAAACcaataaacaaagaagagaAAGTGTGTGATCACGATCACTTGACAGGATTGTATAGGGGTCCTGCGCATTCCGTctgcaatataaattataaattaccgaTGTTTATCCCTGTGTTTTTCCACAACCTGTCGAATTACGATGCCCACATGTTTGTGAAAAGTATTGCCCTAAACAAGGAGGAagtagaggtgatagcacaaaacaaagaaaaatatatttctttttccaaaaaaatagttgtCGGAGAAACAACCGATAACAAGGGAAAGAAACGCAaagtgtttatgaaaataagattCGTCGACTCGTTTAGATTTATGGCGAGTTCTTTGGAAAAGTTGGTTTCATATTTGGATGATAAGGATTGTGtggaagtgaaaaaaaaattcaaagactCTGAAGAATTTAGATTGATGCGCCAGAAAGGTGTATTTCCATATTCGTTCGTAGATTCGTTTGAAAAGTTGGAGTATAGTAAATTGCCTGATCATACACAGTTTTACGACATATTGAGTTCAAGTAATATTTCAAAGGAACAATACTCTAGAGCACAGACTgtatggaataaatttaagtgtACAACGTTGGGAGAATACAGTGACCTGTATTTGACGTCAGATGTGTTAATGTTGACTGAcgtctttgaaaatttcaggaCAATATCTTTGGAGAATTACAATCTGGATCCTTGCCATTATTATACTGCGCCCGGGTTTGGGTGGGATGCTCTGTTAAAAATGAcaggtgtaaaattagaattgttaTCAGACATTGACAtgttacacttttttaagaaagGAATTAGAGGCGGTCTCTGTATGTGTGTAAAACGATCTGCAATAGCAAACAACAAGTTCCTTGACGATTTTAACCCGGAAAAACCATCATCATATATTCTATACTTGGATGCTACCAATTTGTATGGGTATGCAATGAGTTGTAAATTACCAACAGGCGGTTTTCGATGGTTGTCGAACCAAGAAATAGCAGATATAGATGTGGAGTGTTTAGATGATGAACACCTTGGTTATGTCTTTGAAGTGGATTTGGAGTATCCCGAAAGGTTACACAACCAGCATGATGATCTACCGTTTTGTCCCGAAAACATAATCGCTCCCGGATCGAAGCATCCTAAGTTGATTGCgaacttacaaaataaatcgaaatacatAATTCACTATGTAAACCTACGTGAATGTGTGAAAAAAGGTCTTAAGCTAACCAAAATACACCGTGCATTGCAATTTCAACAATCGCCGTGGATGAAACcatatatcgattttaactctgaGAAACGAATGAATGCTACGAATGAATTTgggaaaaatcattataaacaaatgaataatatcgTGTATGGGAAAACgatggaaaatgttgaaaatagagtCGATATACGATTAGTGTCACATTGGGAGAATCGTTACAGGAGACCCGGTGCAGAAGCTCTTATCGCAAAGCCGACTTTCAagtcatcgaaaattttctgccatAATTTGGCAGCCATTGAAATGCAGAAGGTGGAGGTCAAATATAACAAACCTCTGTATGTAGGGTTTAGCGTACTGGAATTGTCGAAAGCGgtcatttataactttttttataattttttaaaagagaaatatggtgaaaacgtattattgttatatacaGATACGGATTCGTTAATTCTCGAAATATTTACTGAGAATGTATACCaggatatcaaagaaaatatagagaTGTTCGATACCTCTAATTACAAGTTAAACAACAGACATAATATTCCTCCAGGGCCGCCGATAGTtggaaaaatgaaagatgagTACCCAAATACGATATTAACATCGTTTTATGGTACAGGAGCTAAAGCTTAttgtattaacactttggaaggAGTTGTCAAGCGTGCCAAGGGTGTGAAAAAGtatgttatcgataaaaacttAAGTGTTTCAGAATATAAACGGATTATCGAAGATGGAGGTTCTGTGCGAAAAAAGATGTATGTCTTTCGCTCCTCCTATCACACGATGTATACAGAACTAAAGAATAAAGTGGCGCTCTCTGCACATGACGATAAACGTTACGTGATGGAGGATGGATGTCATACGTTAGCTTGGGGAAACTATCTTATTGAAGATCTACGCAGGGAAGATCTTTTGGACAACTTATTGGAGTTGTTAAACGTAAACATGTATGGCTAG
- the LOC139430120 gene encoding uncharacterized protein, translating to MESLNVTEKIKVDNSIVSYEYHSHQPFGSTSFGNNDEIRIGIPEIDNYTLPHESFLYVEGSVRKLDASGKATKDASATAKLINNPVAFMFSDIRYLINGVQIDGVRNVGLTSCMKGYFSYTPHDIIKLANAGWNMGEDLLGQVVPTSPVTDAIMDKNGNFGLSVPLKTLIGFAEDFKTIVMNVRQELVLIRNNDDNDVLVNTVEEPLQLKIDKVVWRMPHLAVGLREQLALTKIAGRNIDLQIPFRSWEVHEYPSLPQTTKHSWAVKTAPQLETPRFIIIGFQTKKKGKQLANMATFDNVKLTNLTVFLNGERYPYDNLNVDFDSNRVAVLYDMYTRFQKSYYGKEGEPLLTPKQFIENYPLIGIDCTYQAEALHKSGVEIRIEFTTKNPIPDGTTAYCLVLHDKAFQYSPLTKIVKQMT from the coding sequence ATGGAGTCCTTAAACGTCACggagaaaataaaagtagataaCTCGATTGTAAGTTACGAATATCATTCCCATCAACCGTTTGGTTCTACTAGCTTCGGTAACAATGATGAAATTCGTATAGGCATACCCGAAATAGACAATTACACATTGCCTcatgaaagttttttgtatgTGGAAGGGAGCGTACGTAAACTGGATGCGAGTGGTAAAGCAACAAAAGATGCTAGTGCAACtgcaaaattgataaataatcctGTAGCGTTTATGTTCAGTGATATTCGCTATCTTATAAATGGTGTTCAAATAGATGGAGTGAGAAACGTGGGGTTAACATCATGTATGAAAGGATACTTTTCGTATACCCCTCACGATATAATAAAGTTGGCGAACGCAGGTTGGAACATGGGCGAGGATCTGCTAGGTCAAGTGGTCCCAACATCCCCTGTAACGGATGCAATAAtggataaaaatggaaattttggaTTGAGTGTACCGCTAAAGACATTAATAGGGTTTGctgaagattttaaaacaattgtgATGAATGTGAGACAAGAGCTAGTGTTAATTCgtaataatgatgataatgatgTGCTTGTGAATACGGTAGAAGAACCGTTAcagttaaaaatcgataaagttgTGTGGAGAATGCCCCATCTAGCCGTAGGCTTACGAGAACAATTAGCTCTAACAAAAATAGCAGGACGAAATATTGATCTGCAAATACCTTTTCGCAGTTGGGAAGTACATGAATATCCTTCTTTACCTCAAACAACAAAGCATTCATGGGCTGTGAAAACAGCTCCGCAGTTGGAAACACctagatttataataattgggtttcaaacaaagaagaaaggaaaacAGTTGGCGAACATGGCAACCTTTGATAATGTAAAACTCACCAATTTGACGGTATTCCTAAACGGTGAACGCTACCCATACGATAATCTGAACGTGGACTTTGATAGTAATCGTGTCGCAGTGTTATATGACATGTATACACGCTTTCAAAAGTCCTACTATGGGAAGGAAGGAGAACCATTACTCACTccgaaacaatttattgaaaattatccactgATTGGAATTGATTGTACATATCAAGCAGAAGCGCTACACAAAAGTGGGGTAGAAATACGGATAGAATTTACGACAAAAAATCCGATTCCTGATGGTACCACAGCATACTGTTTAGTTTTACATGATAAGGCGTTTCAATATTCTCCACtaacaaaaatcgtcaaacAAATGACTTGA
- the LOC139430089 gene encoding uncharacterized protein codes for MLHLIGNSHARASDNTDGMTDPLVAVLPRNNDSTNVVESSLPSLPLYCSGNFDGLSRTMQDFTTDPPLYEQIMNELRSQPGNDNGAIVTTSPTLSSYGLTRISMEIREEGTYQEVVVPPEPATNQADVVQPLPDIVHTDVTSQAPAENQVLAAPSVPATEDVSQPSDRICVSPVFSSGPIRYTSRRIKKRVNLLSRGCVKQTTRPNPSPASQDSCRLLRNALAKPPRNTRRVPTLATVTRPATVVTSPPEVTIDIRDSPPTITTIPPQNVVFPPPLPIPTIPQRQNLPAVNTAHPDPWVDAFLHSTTNLASNLLSQEDFFILGLKPQLQTKVTTLEHHKRHFVNALNAVNQNPTVCFAASSNILNMYNTKINLYKSLLRLLPDNG; via the coding sequence ATGCTTCACTTAATTGGTAACAGCCACGCTCGTGCAAGCGATAATACCGATGGTATGACCGACCCACTGGTTGCCGTGCTGCCACGCAATAACGACAGTACGAATGTTGTTGAGTCAAGCCTACCGTCGTTACCATTATATTGCAGCGGCAACTTTGACGGTTTGAGTCGTACCATGCAGGATTTCACTACAGACCCACCACTGTACGAGCAAATAATGAATGAGCTCCGGTCACAGCCAGGGAACGACAATGGTGCGATTGTTACCACCAGTCCAACCTTGTCGTCCTACGGCTTAACTCGCATCAGTATGGAGATACGAGAAGAAGGAACATATCAGGAAGTTGTTGTGCCACCTGAACCTGCTACCAATCAGGCCGACGTGGTACAACCACTTCCAGATATTGTACATACGGATGTCACAAGTCAAGCACCTGCTGAAAACCAGGTGCTTGCGGCACCGTCTGTACCAGCGACGGAAGACGTATCCCAACCCTCCGATAGGATATGTGTTTCGCCTGTCTTCTCGAGTGGACCCATACGGTACACATCCCGCCGTATAAAAAAACGCGTCAACTTGTTGTCAAGGGGTTGCGTGAAACAAACTACCCGCCCAAACCCTTCTCCTGCTTCACAAGACTCCTGTAGATTGCTGCGCAACGCATTAGCCAAACCTCCCCGTAACACACGAAGAGTACCTACACTCGCTACAGTAACCAGACCTGCAACGGTGGTTACATCTCCACCAGAGGTGACCATCGACATCCGTGACAGCCCGCCAACTATCACAACTATCCCACCACAAAATGTGGTGTTCCCACCACCTTTACCTATCCCTACTATCCCGCAGAGGCAAAATCTTCCAGCTGTAAATACCGCACATCCCGACCCATGGGTTGATGCGTTTCTGCATTCAACAACCAACTTGGCAAGCAATCTTTTGTCCCAAGAGGATTTTTTCATCTTGGGCTTGAAACCTCAATTGCAAACCAAAGTGACGACTTTGGAACATCATAAGCGCCACTTCGTGAACGCGTTGAATGCAGTAAACCAGAATCCCACCGTCTGCTTTGCTGCTTCTTCAAACATCCTTAACATGTACAACACCAAAATTAACCTGTATAAGTCCCTTCTCAGGCTGCTGCCTGACAACGGTtaa